The following DNA comes from Prosthecobacter sp. SYSU 5D2.
TGACGATGAGCACGTTCACAAACCGCTCCCCGACGCTGCTCTTGATGTCTTCCGGTTTCATTTCCGGCTTGGGCAGGCGCTCATACTGGCCCTTGATCTTGTCCTGGAGAAAGGCCGGCAGCATGGGCCACAGGCTGTGCACCCGGGTCTCCAGCTTCTGGATGGCGCTCACCTGCAGATCCTGGGTCGTCAGCAGCTCCTTGTTCTGCGCGTCCAGCTTTTCACGCTCCGTGTCATTTGTGGTGATGGTCTTTTGCTGCTCGGCGGTCTTTTCCGTCAGCTCCTTCATCTGCGCCTTCATCAGCGCCAGCCGGCTGCCCACGATCTCCTTGCCCGTCTTCCAGTCCGTCTCCTCCTTGCTCAGCAGCTTTTGGGTTTCGTAGTATTTGTTCAGCAGCTCGCGGGAAAGCGCCAGATAGTCTTTCGTGGCGGAGTCTGACGGCGTCTGGCCCGCTGCCAAAACAGCGGACACCAGGCAGAGGACGAGGGGAAAAAGGCAACGGTTCATGACAATGGCCCCGCTGGCACATGCCGACCGGGAGGCATGGACAGGTGCCGGAGACCGTCAAAATCCAAAGCCGAATAAGGTGACAAAACGGTCACAAAGGCCGCGCAAGGCCTGACGCCCTCCTCGCGTGCCGTCGCTGCATTGTGTTACTATTTCGCCAGACAGCTCCCGCGCCCCGCTCCACGATGGCTGCTGCCGCAGATTCAGGCATTTCTCCTCATCATCCGGTTTGACCAGAGCGCTGCCCTGATGCTAGGCTCTGCCCTCTTAGGTTCGTTCCAGCAGCAATCTGTCAGTCCGTCCGCCTGCCCCATGATTGATTTCTTCCTCAAACTCCTGGACACCTCTGGTTTCCCCCCGCGCTGGACCTGCGGCACATGGACGGAAGGTCACGGCTGGCTGCACATCCTCTCTGACATTGCCATCTTCGGGGCCTATGCGGCCATCCCCATCTCCATCACCTCCTACATCATCGCGAAGAAGCAGGAGATCGCCTTCCGGGGCATTTACTGGCTTTTCGCCGGCTTCATCCTCTCCTGCGGGTTCACGCATCTCATTGATGCCACGCTTTTCTGGAACCCCTGGTACCGCCTGTCCGGGCTGATGAAGTTCATCACCGCCGTAGTCTCCTGGACCACCGTCATCGCCCTCATCCGTGTGCTGCCCGTAGCCATGCGCCTGCCCGGCACCGCCCGCCTGGCCGAGCAGCTCAAGGAGGAAGTGGAGGAACGAAAAAAATCCGAGGACGAGCTGCGCCACTCCTCCACCCGCCTGGCCCTGGCCATGGAGCACTCCCGCCTGGCGGACTGGAGCTGGGATGCCCAGACGGACCTCTGCACCTTCTCCCGCCGGGCCGCTGAGATGTGCGGCCTCTGGCCCCAGACCCAGGAAACCTGGGAGCAGATGCTGACCCGCATCCATGCGGATGACCGTAACGATGCCCGCGAGGCCATGCGCGAGGCCATCATGAAGCACACGGATTATGATGATGAATTCCGCATCCAGGATGCCGAAGGCAACGCCGTGTGGATCTCCCTCAAAGGCCGCGCTGAATACGATGACCGTGGCCGCGTCACCGGCGTCATCGGCACCCTGGCCAACATCAGCGACAAGAAGCACCTGGAGACTGAGCGGGAAAGCCTGCTCACCCGCGAGAGTGAGGCCCGCAACATCGCCGAGCGCGCCAACCGCATGAAGGATGAATTCCTGGCCACCCTCTCCCATGAGCTGCGCACCCCGCTGAATGCCATCCTCGGCTGGTCCCACATGCTGCGCACCGACCACACCGATGAGGAGGAGCTCAAAACCGGCCTCGAGGTCATCGAGCGCAACACCCAGGCCCAGGCCCGCCTCATCGAAGACCTCCTGGACATGAGCCGCATCATCAGCGGCAAGATCCGCCTGGATGTCCAGCCCACCGA
Coding sequences within:
- a CDS encoding DUF3450 family protein: MNRCLFPLVLCLVSAVLAAGQTPSDSATKDYLALSRELLNKYYETQKLLSKEETDWKTGKEIVGSRLALMKAQMKELTEKTAEQQKTITTNDTEREKLDAQNKELLTTQDLQVSAIQKLETRVHSLWPMLPAFLQDKIKGQYERLPKPEMKPEDIKSSVGERFVNVLIVINEVNKFHSDVTVINERRKLADGRELEVRVLYLGLAAGYFAGSGETADVGGMLVPGPKGWETVEDPKVAALVDEVIAMNKGDKVAGFVSLPVKVR
- a CDS encoding ATP-binding protein — translated: MIDFFLKLLDTSGFPPRWTCGTWTEGHGWLHILSDIAIFGAYAAIPISITSYIIAKKQEIAFRGIYWLFAGFILSCGFTHLIDATLFWNPWYRLSGLMKFITAVVSWTTVIALIRVLPVAMRLPGTARLAEQLKEEVEERKKSEDELRHSSTRLALAMEHSRLADWSWDAQTDLCTFSRRAAEMCGLWPQTQETWEQMLTRIHADDRNDAREAMREAIMKHTDYDDEFRIQDAEGNAVWISLKGRAEYDDRGRVTGVIGTLANISDKKHLETERESLLTRESEARNIAERANRMKDEFLATLSHELRTPLNAILGWSHMLRTDHTDEEELKTGLEVIERNTQAQARLIEDLLDMSRIISGKIRLDVQPTDLARTIQAALESVRPSAESRKIRLTCVLDPLTSPVRGDPSRLQQIIWNLLTNAIKFTSPGGKVEVALERVNSHVEISVSDTGVGIEPELLPYIFDRFRQGDASITRKHGGLGLGLAIVKNLTEMHGGTVQAKSAGVGKGATFRIALPLPAAHHEEESRAHPATSEIQPPEEIQRPDLTGAEVLIVDDEPDCLDILRLILEKQGATVTSASSGSAALELLKTRRFHALVSDIGMPEMDGYTFITTLRQLPADQGGRIPAIALTAFARSEDRRKAMTAGFDTFISKPVDQGELLAAVLRSVTRSKKD